From a region of the Solanum stenotomum isolate F172 chromosome 2, ASM1918654v1, whole genome shotgun sequence genome:
- the LOC125854416 gene encoding rho GTPase-activating protein REN1 isoform X1 gives MTTNRSADASKVEGVNQPPPPPGANDQVRGGNKVYRSGNLFLSSKGIGWTSWKKRWFILTRTSLVFYRTDPNATPLKGSEVNLTLGGIDLNSSGSVVVKEDKKLLTVLFPDGRDGRAFTLKAETSEDLLEWKTALEEALANAPSAALVMGQNGIFRNDQANADDVSLEQSNDRQPVKSMVIGRPVLLALEDIDGTPSFLEKALRFVEEHGIRTEGILRQAADVDDVEQRIREYEQGKTDFCTDEDAHVIADCVKYILRELPSSPVPASCCNALLEAFRTERGIRVNAMHTAILETFPEPNRRLLQRILMMMQTVVSNKTQNRMSTSAVAACMAPLLLRPLLAGDCELGNDFAMSGDSSVQLLQAAAAANHAQAIVITLLEEYDKLFGEGSVSPELYSDSDGSGTESGEEFTDDDYSYDEEDEDDDAEEGSHADIDDSDHDSCTTTHEVGESEDSNKSSQVSKTSLKTTEVDVVKTTGSSPRSLPQTSVQNDVNKGGESVPPPSCENSRAQGNESVEQVGPGQIETSNSQKSTNMLNGPLHSVRRPAIWGRTPAKKNLSMESIEIPFDEEDEIQRLEAIKADLQTRIQEEAKGNALLQESLEKRKDALHVRRLALEKDVTRLQEQLQRERELRILLEAGLEGKLPASSSIDGMMKNELQEIAQAEADVNNLKQRADDLGLHLSKQREQNSKLRADSGNQPQESLNNQGKSKDKHKDMETSKYEASKQADSSQSANSSVEVEMSKAASASIRKSTSRNEGANTTTSALSKLTNRLNFLKERRTQIASELQHLDKNQSDQPVKNNGKVQASRSQTSEKNRLDDGQSLQHPDQGTKKEVHPNLDKVKSDSLPNTEKGQAVVPPSTNSR, from the exons ATGACGACTAATCGCAGCGCTGATGCTTCTAAG GTTGAAGGGGTGAATCAACCTCCACCACCACCTGGGGCTAATGATCAAGTTCGTGGTGGAAATAAG GTCTACAGAAGCGGTAACTTGTTTTTATCATCAAAAG GAATTGGATGGACATCATGGAAGAAGAGGTGGTTCATTCTAACTCGTACCTCATTGGTCTTCTACAGAACTGATCCT AATGCTACTCCTCTAAAGGGAAGTGAAGTGAATTTAACCCTGGGTGGTATTGATCTCAACAGTTCAGGCAG TGTGGTTGTCAAAGAAGACAAGAAACTGTTGACTGTGCTATTTCCTGATGGTCGTGATGGGCGAGCTTTCACACTCAAG GCGGAAACATCAGAGGATTTGCTCGAGTGGAAAACTGCACTTGAGGAGGCTTTGGCAAATGCACCTAGTGCCGCCCTTGTAATGGGCCAAAATGGAATATTTAGGAATGATCAGGCCAATGCTGATGATGTTTCACTTGAGCAAT CTAATGATAGACAGCCTGTGAAGTCCATGGTAATTGGTCGGCCAGTTTTACTTGCTCTGGAAGATATTGATGGAACTCCATCTTTTTTGGAGAAAGCCCTGAGATTTGTAGAAGAGCATG GGATTAGAACTGAAGGCATCCTGCGGCAAGCAGCAGATGTTGATGATGTTGAACAACGAATACGGGAATATGAACAGG GTAAAACTGACTTTTGTACAGATGAGGATGCACATGTTATTGCTGATTGTGTGAAG TATATTCTGCGGGAGTTGCCATCATCTCCAGTTCCTGCATCTTGCTGCAATGCCCTTTTGGAAGCATTTA GAACTGAGCGAGGCATTAGAGTCAATGCTATGCATACAGCTATATTGGAGACATTTCCAGAACCAAACCGTCGTTTGCTGCAGAG GATTCTTATGATGATGCAAACTGTGGTTTCcaataaaactcaaaatagaaTGAGCACGTCAGCAGTGGCAGCTTGCATGGCACCTTTGCTTCTTCGCCCACTTCTAGCTGGAGACTGTGAGCTAGGAAATGACTTTGCTATGAGTGGTGATAGCTCTGTTCAACTTCTGCAGGCAGCTGCTGCAGCTAACCATGCTCAAGCCATTGTCATCACATTGCTAGAGGAGTATGATAAATTATTTGGG GAAGGCTCTGTATCGCCTGAATTATACTCTGACTCAGATGGTAGTGGAACCGAGAGTGGAGAAGAATTTACTGATGATGATTACAGctatgatgaagaagatgaagatgatgatgcGGAAGAGGGCTCTCACGCTGATATTGATGATTCTGATCATGATTCCTGTACAACAACCCATGAAGTTGGCGAGAGTGAAGATAGTAATAAG AGCTCTCAAGTTTCTAAAACTAGTTTAAAGACTACTGAAGTGGACGTCGTCAAAACTACTGGAAGCTCACCGAGAAGTCTACCTCAAACTTCTGTTCAGAATGATGTCAATAAAGGGGGTGAGAGTGTTCCGCCTCCAAGTTGTGAAAATTCGAGAGCACAAGGAAATGAATCTGTTGAACAAGTAGGACCTGGACAGATTGAAACATCTAATTCTCAAAAGTCAACGAATATGTTAAATGGACCTCTACACAGTGTTCGACGACCTGCTATCTGGGGGCGTACTCCT GCCAAGAAGAACCTCTCCATGGAATCAATTGAAATCCCCTTTGATGAAGA AGATGAAATCCAGAGGCTTGAGGCCATTAAAGCTGACTTGCAAACTAGGATTCAAGAGGAG GCCAAAGGTAATGCCCTTTTGCAAGAAAGTTTGGAGAAGCGAAAAGATGCTTTGCATGTGCGTCGTCTGGCACTTGAAAAAGAT GTAACAAGGCTTCAGGAACAACTACAGAGGGAGAGGGAATTAAGGATACTTCTGGAAGCTGGACTTGAAGGCAAATTACCTGCCTCTTCCAGTATAGATGGGATG ATGAAGAATGAACTTCAGGAGATTGCTCAGGCAGAGGCAGATGTCAACAATCTGAAACAGAGGGCTGATGATCTTGGATTGCATCTTAGTAAACAACGCGAACAAAATTCCAAACTTCGTGCCGACTCGGGCAATCAACCACAGGAAAGTCTAAATAATCAGGGAAAAAG CAAGGATAAACATAAGGATATGGAAACTAGTAAGTATGAAGCTAGTAAGCAGGCAGATTCATCACAAAGCGCCAACTCTTCTGTGGAAGTGGAGATGAGCAAGGCTGCTTCAGCCAGTATTAGAAAATCTACTTCTAGGAATGAG GGAGCTAATACTACAACATCAGCATTATCAAAGCTGACAAACAGGCTCAACTTCTTGAAAGAACGTCGTACCCAAATTGCAAGTGAACTCCAACACCTAGACAAAAACCAGTCTGATCAGCCTGTCAAAAACAACGGAAAGGTTCAAGCATCTCGAAGTCAAACATCAGAAAAGAATAGACTGGATGATGGTCAATCACTTCAGCATCCAGATCAAGGAACAAAAAAGGAAGTCCATCCAAATTTGGACAAAGTAAAATCAGATAGCCTCCCAAATACAGAGAAAGGTCAAGCTGTAGTCCCTCCAAGTACAAACTCTAGATGA
- the LOC125854416 gene encoding rho GTPase-activating protein REN1 isoform X3 — protein MGQNGIFRNDQANADDVSLEQSNDRQPVKSMVIGRPVLLALEDIDGTPSFLEKALRFVEEHGIRTEGILRQAADVDDVEQRIREYEQGKTDFCTDEDAHVIADCVKYILRELPSSPVPASCCNALLEAFRTERGIRVNAMHTAILETFPEPNRRLLQRILMMMQTVVSNKTQNRMSTSAVAACMAPLLLRPLLAGDCELGNDFAMSGDSSVQLLQAAAAANHAQAIVITLLEEYDKLFGEGSVSPELYSDSDGSGTESGEEFTDDDYSYDEEDEDDDAEEGSHADIDDSDHDSCTTTHEVGESEDSNKSSQVSKTSLKTTEVDVVKTTGSSPRSLPQTSVQNDVNKGGESVPPPSCENSRAQGNESVEQVGPGQIETSNSQKSTNMLNGPLHSVRRPAIWGRTPAKKNLSMESIEIPFDEEDEIQRLEAIKADLQTRIQEEAKGNALLQESLEKRKDALHVRRLALEKDVTRLQEQLQRERELRILLEAGLEGKLPASSSIDGMMKNELQEIAQAEADVNNLKQRADDLGLHLSKQREQNSKLRADSGNQPQESLNNQGKSKDKHKDMETSKYEASKQADSSQSANSSVEVEMSKAASASIRKSTSRNEGANTTTSALSKLTNRLNFLKERRTQIASELQHLDKNQSDQPVKNNGKVQASRSQTSEKNRLDDGQSLQHPDQGTKKEVHPNLDKVKSDSLPNTEKGQAVVPPSTNSR, from the exons ATGGGCCAAAATGGAATATTTAGGAATGATCAGGCCAATGCTGATGATGTTTCACTTGAGCAAT CTAATGATAGACAGCCTGTGAAGTCCATGGTAATTGGTCGGCCAGTTTTACTTGCTCTGGAAGATATTGATGGAACTCCATCTTTTTTGGAGAAAGCCCTGAGATTTGTAGAAGAGCATG GGATTAGAACTGAAGGCATCCTGCGGCAAGCAGCAGATGTTGATGATGTTGAACAACGAATACGGGAATATGAACAGG GTAAAACTGACTTTTGTACAGATGAGGATGCACATGTTATTGCTGATTGTGTGAAG TATATTCTGCGGGAGTTGCCATCATCTCCAGTTCCTGCATCTTGCTGCAATGCCCTTTTGGAAGCATTTA GAACTGAGCGAGGCATTAGAGTCAATGCTATGCATACAGCTATATTGGAGACATTTCCAGAACCAAACCGTCGTTTGCTGCAGAG GATTCTTATGATGATGCAAACTGTGGTTTCcaataaaactcaaaatagaaTGAGCACGTCAGCAGTGGCAGCTTGCATGGCACCTTTGCTTCTTCGCCCACTTCTAGCTGGAGACTGTGAGCTAGGAAATGACTTTGCTATGAGTGGTGATAGCTCTGTTCAACTTCTGCAGGCAGCTGCTGCAGCTAACCATGCTCAAGCCATTGTCATCACATTGCTAGAGGAGTATGATAAATTATTTGGG GAAGGCTCTGTATCGCCTGAATTATACTCTGACTCAGATGGTAGTGGAACCGAGAGTGGAGAAGAATTTACTGATGATGATTACAGctatgatgaagaagatgaagatgatgatgcGGAAGAGGGCTCTCACGCTGATATTGATGATTCTGATCATGATTCCTGTACAACAACCCATGAAGTTGGCGAGAGTGAAGATAGTAATAAG AGCTCTCAAGTTTCTAAAACTAGTTTAAAGACTACTGAAGTGGACGTCGTCAAAACTACTGGAAGCTCACCGAGAAGTCTACCTCAAACTTCTGTTCAGAATGATGTCAATAAAGGGGGTGAGAGTGTTCCGCCTCCAAGTTGTGAAAATTCGAGAGCACAAGGAAATGAATCTGTTGAACAAGTAGGACCTGGACAGATTGAAACATCTAATTCTCAAAAGTCAACGAATATGTTAAATGGACCTCTACACAGTGTTCGACGACCTGCTATCTGGGGGCGTACTCCT GCCAAGAAGAACCTCTCCATGGAATCAATTGAAATCCCCTTTGATGAAGA AGATGAAATCCAGAGGCTTGAGGCCATTAAAGCTGACTTGCAAACTAGGATTCAAGAGGAG GCCAAAGGTAATGCCCTTTTGCAAGAAAGTTTGGAGAAGCGAAAAGATGCTTTGCATGTGCGTCGTCTGGCACTTGAAAAAGAT GTAACAAGGCTTCAGGAACAACTACAGAGGGAGAGGGAATTAAGGATACTTCTGGAAGCTGGACTTGAAGGCAAATTACCTGCCTCTTCCAGTATAGATGGGATG ATGAAGAATGAACTTCAGGAGATTGCTCAGGCAGAGGCAGATGTCAACAATCTGAAACAGAGGGCTGATGATCTTGGATTGCATCTTAGTAAACAACGCGAACAAAATTCCAAACTTCGTGCCGACTCGGGCAATCAACCACAGGAAAGTCTAAATAATCAGGGAAAAAG CAAGGATAAACATAAGGATATGGAAACTAGTAAGTATGAAGCTAGTAAGCAGGCAGATTCATCACAAAGCGCCAACTCTTCTGTGGAAGTGGAGATGAGCAAGGCTGCTTCAGCCAGTATTAGAAAATCTACTTCTAGGAATGAG GGAGCTAATACTACAACATCAGCATTATCAAAGCTGACAAACAGGCTCAACTTCTTGAAAGAACGTCGTACCCAAATTGCAAGTGAACTCCAACACCTAGACAAAAACCAGTCTGATCAGCCTGTCAAAAACAACGGAAAGGTTCAAGCATCTCGAAGTCAAACATCAGAAAAGAATAGACTGGATGATGGTCAATCACTTCAGCATCCAGATCAAGGAACAAAAAAGGAAGTCCATCCAAATTTGGACAAAGTAAAATCAGATAGCCTCCCAAATACAGAGAAAGGTCAAGCTGTAGTCCCTCCAAGTACAAACTCTAGATGA
- the LOC125854416 gene encoding rho GTPase-activating protein REN1 isoform X2, whose amino-acid sequence MTTNRSADASKVEGVNQPPPPPGANDQVRGGNKVYRSGNLFLSSKGIGWTSWKKRWFILTRTSLVFYRTDPNATPLKGSEVNLTLGGIDLNSSGSVVVKEDKKLLTVLFPDGRDGRAFTLKAETSEDLLEWKTALEEALANAPSAALVMGQNGIFRNDQANADDVSLEQSNDRQPVKSMVIGRPVLLALEDIDGTPSFLEKALRFVEEHGIRTEGILRQAADVDDVEQRIREYEQGKTDFCTDEDAHVIADCVKYILRELPSSPVPASCCNALLEAFRTERGIRVNAMHTAILETFPEPNRRLLQRILMMMQTVVSNKTQNRMSTSAVAACMAPLLLRPLLAGDCELGNDFAMSGDSSVQLLQAAAAANHAQAIVITLLEEYDKLFGEGSVSPELYSDSDGSGTESGEEFTDDDYSYDEEDEDDDAEEGSHADIDDSDHDSCTTTHEVGESEDSNKSSQVSKTSLKTTEVDVVKTTGSSPRSLPQTSVQNDVNKGGESVPPPSCENSRAQGNESVEQVGPGQIETSNSQKSTNMLNGPLHSVRRPAIWGRTPAKKNLSMESIEIPFDEEDEIQRLEAIKADLQTRIQEEAKGNALLQESLEKRKDALHVRRLALEKDVTRLQEQLQRERELRILLEAGLEGKLPASSSIDGMMKNELQEIAQAEADVNNLKQRADDLGLHLSKQREQNSKLRADSGNQPQESLNNQGKSKDKHKDMETSKYEASKQADSSQSANSSVEVEMSKAASASIRKSTSRNEATNTTTSALSKLTNRLNFLKERRTQIASELQHLDKNQSDQPVKNNGKVQASRSQTSEKNRLDDGQSLQHPDQGTKKEVHPNLDKVKSDSLPNTEKGQAVVPPSTNSR is encoded by the exons ATGACGACTAATCGCAGCGCTGATGCTTCTAAG GTTGAAGGGGTGAATCAACCTCCACCACCACCTGGGGCTAATGATCAAGTTCGTGGTGGAAATAAG GTCTACAGAAGCGGTAACTTGTTTTTATCATCAAAAG GAATTGGATGGACATCATGGAAGAAGAGGTGGTTCATTCTAACTCGTACCTCATTGGTCTTCTACAGAACTGATCCT AATGCTACTCCTCTAAAGGGAAGTGAAGTGAATTTAACCCTGGGTGGTATTGATCTCAACAGTTCAGGCAG TGTGGTTGTCAAAGAAGACAAGAAACTGTTGACTGTGCTATTTCCTGATGGTCGTGATGGGCGAGCTTTCACACTCAAG GCGGAAACATCAGAGGATTTGCTCGAGTGGAAAACTGCACTTGAGGAGGCTTTGGCAAATGCACCTAGTGCCGCCCTTGTAATGGGCCAAAATGGAATATTTAGGAATGATCAGGCCAATGCTGATGATGTTTCACTTGAGCAAT CTAATGATAGACAGCCTGTGAAGTCCATGGTAATTGGTCGGCCAGTTTTACTTGCTCTGGAAGATATTGATGGAACTCCATCTTTTTTGGAGAAAGCCCTGAGATTTGTAGAAGAGCATG GGATTAGAACTGAAGGCATCCTGCGGCAAGCAGCAGATGTTGATGATGTTGAACAACGAATACGGGAATATGAACAGG GTAAAACTGACTTTTGTACAGATGAGGATGCACATGTTATTGCTGATTGTGTGAAG TATATTCTGCGGGAGTTGCCATCATCTCCAGTTCCTGCATCTTGCTGCAATGCCCTTTTGGAAGCATTTA GAACTGAGCGAGGCATTAGAGTCAATGCTATGCATACAGCTATATTGGAGACATTTCCAGAACCAAACCGTCGTTTGCTGCAGAG GATTCTTATGATGATGCAAACTGTGGTTTCcaataaaactcaaaatagaaTGAGCACGTCAGCAGTGGCAGCTTGCATGGCACCTTTGCTTCTTCGCCCACTTCTAGCTGGAGACTGTGAGCTAGGAAATGACTTTGCTATGAGTGGTGATAGCTCTGTTCAACTTCTGCAGGCAGCTGCTGCAGCTAACCATGCTCAAGCCATTGTCATCACATTGCTAGAGGAGTATGATAAATTATTTGGG GAAGGCTCTGTATCGCCTGAATTATACTCTGACTCAGATGGTAGTGGAACCGAGAGTGGAGAAGAATTTACTGATGATGATTACAGctatgatgaagaagatgaagatgatgatgcGGAAGAGGGCTCTCACGCTGATATTGATGATTCTGATCATGATTCCTGTACAACAACCCATGAAGTTGGCGAGAGTGAAGATAGTAATAAG AGCTCTCAAGTTTCTAAAACTAGTTTAAAGACTACTGAAGTGGACGTCGTCAAAACTACTGGAAGCTCACCGAGAAGTCTACCTCAAACTTCTGTTCAGAATGATGTCAATAAAGGGGGTGAGAGTGTTCCGCCTCCAAGTTGTGAAAATTCGAGAGCACAAGGAAATGAATCTGTTGAACAAGTAGGACCTGGACAGATTGAAACATCTAATTCTCAAAAGTCAACGAATATGTTAAATGGACCTCTACACAGTGTTCGACGACCTGCTATCTGGGGGCGTACTCCT GCCAAGAAGAACCTCTCCATGGAATCAATTGAAATCCCCTTTGATGAAGA AGATGAAATCCAGAGGCTTGAGGCCATTAAAGCTGACTTGCAAACTAGGATTCAAGAGGAG GCCAAAGGTAATGCCCTTTTGCAAGAAAGTTTGGAGAAGCGAAAAGATGCTTTGCATGTGCGTCGTCTGGCACTTGAAAAAGAT GTAACAAGGCTTCAGGAACAACTACAGAGGGAGAGGGAATTAAGGATACTTCTGGAAGCTGGACTTGAAGGCAAATTACCTGCCTCTTCCAGTATAGATGGGATG ATGAAGAATGAACTTCAGGAGATTGCTCAGGCAGAGGCAGATGTCAACAATCTGAAACAGAGGGCTGATGATCTTGGATTGCATCTTAGTAAACAACGCGAACAAAATTCCAAACTTCGTGCCGACTCGGGCAATCAACCACAGGAAAGTCTAAATAATCAGGGAAAAAG CAAGGATAAACATAAGGATATGGAAACTAGTAAGTATGAAGCTAGTAAGCAGGCAGATTCATCACAAAGCGCCAACTCTTCTGTGGAAGTGGAGATGAGCAAGGCTGCTTCAGCCAGTATTAGAAAATCTACTTCTAGGAATGAGGCAA CTAATACTACAACATCAGCATTATCAAAGCTGACAAACAGGCTCAACTTCTTGAAAGAACGTCGTACCCAAATTGCAAGTGAACTCCAACACCTAGACAAAAACCAGTCTGATCAGCCTGTCAAAAACAACGGAAAGGTTCAAGCATCTCGAAGTCAAACATCAGAAAAGAATAGACTGGATGATGGTCAATCACTTCAGCATCCAGATCAAGGAACAAAAAAGGAAGTCCATCCAAATTTGGACAAAGTAAAATCAGATAGCCTCCCAAATACAGAGAAAGGTCAAGCTGTAGTCCCTCCAAGTACAAACTCTAGATGA
- the LOC125854811 gene encoding uncharacterized protein LOC125854811, with the protein MAKRKQNLVHCCNLFSVLFLLAEVIHFPVCVEATGSPVKFLPGFQGPLPFELETGYIGVGDSDDVQLFYYFIKSESNPKSDPLILWLTGGPSCSALSSLLFEIGPITFEPVEYGDFKPAEYNGSFPSLVLNPHTWTKVASFIFLDLPVGTGFSYARTSEARQSDDLQASDHAYQFLRKWFNDHPEFLRNSFYVAGDSYSGISIPIISQLIANGNEKGLEPFIDLKGYLLGNPATFHGEYNYRISYAHGVGLISDELFESLKRNCEGEYFDIHPSNTKCWNDRQTYDQMLGGITNAHSLEPKCEFASPRPQKWIGQRRSLDEMLYIGRLRCRFDWEKISYHWADDDKVREALHVRRGSIGKWKRCAGDDLPYQKIIGNSIPYHANLSVKGYRSLIYSGDHDTMIPYTSTEAWIRSLNYSIVDDWRPWIVDGQVAGYTRTYSNKMTFATVKGGGHTAPEYKPVECLAMLRRCRKLLLPGFFLTSYQFQPFFAIFFSANAKVCSTTVEVIVATVEVFSTAAQKAMAEGKRSLMLCCNLFSVLLLLLAEVLHFPECVEAAGSPVKFLPGFQGPLPFELETGYIGVGDSNDVQLFYYFIKSESNPKSDPLILWLTGGPGCSALSGLLFEIGPITFEPVEYGAFKPAEYNGSFPSLVLNPHTWTKIASFIFLDLPVGTGFSYARTSAARQSDDLQASDHAYQFLQKWFNDHPEFLRNPFYVAGDSYSGISIPIISQLIANGNEKGLEPFINLKGYLLGNPSTFQGEFNYRIPYAHGMGLISDELFESLKRNCKGEYFDIHLSNTQCLNDRQTYDQMVEGLEPGQILEPNCEFGSPRPQKWFGERRSLDEMLYAGRLRCRFDWEKLSYHWADDDKVREALHVRTGSIGKWKRCAEDDLPFEKIVHSSIPYHANLSVKGYRSLIYSGDHDMMIPYISTKAWIRSLNYSIVDDWRPWIVDSQVAGYTRTYSNKMTFATVKGGGHTAPEYKPVECLAMLRRWLSYQPL; encoded by the exons atggccAAAAGAAAGCAAAATCTTGTGCATTGCTGCAATCTGTTTTcagttctttttcttcttgcaGAAGTAATACATTTTCCAGTGTGTGTTGAGGCTACAGGTTCACCTGTTAAGTTTCTTCCAGGCTTTCAAGGACCACTTCCTTTTGAACTTGAAACTGG GTACATAGGAGTGGGTGATTCAGATGATGTTCAACTATTCTACTACTTCATTAAGTCTGAGTCTAATCCAAAATCAGACCCTCTTATTTTATGGCTAACTGGAGGCCCTAGCTGCTCTGCTTTATCTAGCCTTCTCTTTGAGATAGGTCCAATAACGTTTGAGCCTGTGGAGTATGGTGATTTTAAGCCAGCGGAATATAATGGTAGCTTCCCCTCACTGGTCTTGAATCCTCATACATGGACAAAG GTGGCAAGCTTTATATTCTTAGATCTTCCAGTTGGTACTGGATTTTCCTATGCAAGAACTTCAGAGGCTCGTCAATCAGATGATCTACAAGCTAGTGATCATGCATATCAATTTCTACGCAAG TGGTTCAATGATCACCCAGAATTCTTAAGAAATTCATTTTATGTGGCTGGGGACTCCTATTCGGGAATAAGTATACCAATCATTTCTCAACTCATAGCAAACG GAAATGAGAAGGGACTTGAGCCATTTATTGATCTTAAG GGATATTTACTGGGAAATCCGGCTACATTTCATGGTGAATACAATTACAGGATCTCATATGCTCATGGAGTGGGACTTATTTCTGATGAACTTTTTGAG TCCTTGAAGAGAAACTGTGAAGGAGAGTATTTCGATATACATCCTAGCAACACAAAATGTTGGAATGATAGGCAGACATATGATCAG ATGCTTGGTGGAATTACCAATGCGCACAGTTTGGAGCCCAAGTGTGAGTTTGCTTCACCAAGGCCACAAAAATGGATAGGCCAAAGAAGGTCTCTTGATGAAATGCTATATATTGGACGACTGAGATGTCGA TTTGACTGGGAAAAGATCTCTTACCATTGGGCTGATGATGACAAAGTTAGAGAGGCACTCCATGTTCGAAGA GGCAGTATTGGTAAATGGAAGCGATGTGCTGGGGATGATTTGCCTTACCAAAAGATAATAGGAAACAGCATTCCATATCATGCAAATCTCAGTGTCAAAGGTTATAGGTCCTTAATATACAG tGGAGATCATGACACGATGATCCCTTACACATCAACCGAAGCTTGGATAAGATCTCTTAACTACTCTATTGTTGATGATTGGCGACCATGGATTGTTGATGGTCAAGTTGCCGG GTATACAAGgacatattcaaataaaatgacatttgCCACAGTGAAGG GAGGAGGACATACAGCTCCAGAGTACAAGCCTGTTGAATGTCTTGCCATGCTGAGGAGATG taGAAAATTGCTATTGCCCGGTTTTTTTCTTACTTCTTATCAATTCCAACCTTTCTTTGCTATT TTTTTTTCAGCAAATGCTAAAGTTTGCTCAACAACTGTTGAAGTTATTGTAGCAACTGTTGAAGTTTTTTCAACGGCTGCTCaa AAAGCAATGGCCGAAGGAAAGAGAAGTCTTATGCTTTGCTGCAATCTGTTTTCAgttctgcttcttcttcttgcagAAGTACTTCATTTTCCAGAGTGTGTTGAGGCTGCAGGTTCACCTGTTAAGTTTCTTCCAGGATTCCAAGGGCCACTTCCTTTTGAACTTGAAACTGG GTACATAGGAGTGGGTGATTCAAATGATGTGCAACTATTCTACTACTTCATTAAGTCTGAGTCTAATCCAAAATCAGACCCTCTTATTTTATGGCTAACTGGAGGCCCTGGCTGCTCTGCTTTATCTGGCCTTCTCTTTGAGATAGGTCCAATAACATTTGAGCCTGTCGAGTACGGTGCTTTTAAGCCAGCAGAATATAATGGTAGCTTCCCCTCACTGGTCTTGAATCCCCATACATGGACAAAG ATTGCAAGCTTTATATTCTTAGATCTTCCAGTTGGTACTGGTTTTTCCTATGCAAGAACTTCAGCGGCTCGCCAATCAGATGATCTACAAGCTAGTGATCATGCATATCAATTTCTTCAGAAG TGGTTCAATGATCACCCAGAATTCTTAAgaaatccattttatgtggctgGGGACTCCTATTCTGGAATATCCATACCAATCATTTCTCAACTCATAGCAAATG GAAATGAAAAGGGACTTGAGCCTTTTATTAATCTTAAG GGATATTTACTGGGAAATCCATCGACATTTCAAGGTGAATTCAACTACAGGATCCCATATGCTCATGGAATGGGACTTATTTCTGATGAACTTTTTGAG TCCTTGAAGAGAAATTGTAAAGGAGAGTATTTTGATATACATCTTAGCAACACACAATGTTTGAATGATCGTCAGACTTATGATCAG ATGGTGGAAGGACTTGAACCTGGGCAAATTTTGGAGCCCAACTGTGAGTTTGGTTCACCGAGGCCACAAAAATGGTTTGGCGAAAGAAGGTCTCTAGATGAGATGCTATATGCTGGACGACTAAGATGTCGA TTTGACTGGGAAAAGCTCTCCTACCATTGGGCTGATGATGACAAAGTCAGAGAGGCCCTCCATGTTCGAACa GGTAGTATTGGAAAATGGAAGCGATGTGCTGAGGATGATTTGCCTTTCGAAAAGATAGTACATAGCAGCATTCCATATCATGCAAATCTCAGTGTCAAAGGTTATAGGTCCTTAATATACAG TGGTGATCATGACATGATGATCCCTTATATATCAACCAAAGCTTGGATAAGATCTCTTAACTACTCTATTGTTGATGATTGGCGACCATGGATTGTTGATAGTCAAGTTGCAGG GTATACAAGaacatattcaaataaaatgacatttgCCACAGTGAAGG GAGGAGGACATACAGCTCCAGAGTACAAGCCTGTTGAATGTCTGGCCATGCTGAGAAGATGGTTATCTTATCAGCCTCTGTGA
- the LOC125854812 gene encoding serine carboxypeptidase-like 2, giving the protein MHCCNLFSVLVVVVAEVIHFPECVEAVGAPVKFLPGFQGPLPFELETGYIGVGDSDDVQLFYYFIKFESNPKSDPLILWLTGGPGCSSISGLLLEIGPITFEPAEYKLYDFNRCLVELTLRTFWSPRVSLLHQGHRDG; this is encoded by the exons ATGCATTGCTGCAATCTGTTTTCagttcttgttgttgttgttgcagaAGTAATACATTTTCCAGAGTGTGTTGAGGCTGTTGGTGCACCTGTTAAGTTTCTTCCAGGATTCCAAGGGCCACTTCCTTTTGAACTTGAAACTGG GTACATAGGAGTGGGTGATTCAGATGATGTTCAACTATTCTACTACTTCATTAAGTTTGAATCTAATCCAAAATCAGACCCTCTTATTTTATGGCTAACTGGAGGCCCTGGCTGCTCTTCTATATCTGGCCTTCTCTTAGAGATAGGTCCAATAACGTTTGAGCCAGCGGAATATAAGTTGTATGATTTTAATAGATGCTTGGTGGAATTAACCCTGCGCACATTTTGGAGCCCACGTGTAAGTTTGCTTCACCAAGGCCACAGAGATGGATAG